A region of Pongo pygmaeus isolate AG05252 chromosome 15, NHGRI_mPonPyg2-v2.0_pri, whole genome shotgun sequence DNA encodes the following proteins:
- the LOC129012370 gene encoding uncharacterized protein LOC129012370, giving the protein MRAAPPLGGPGRPARRLAVPAREPGSPGAGRGYAGRWEGTGGPRRVGRGAWLPARGIARPRRAQPPRVWGLSTWRIPARVRLQPGPEGHVRAGVRGHWCVPGGGTPCSPRLLCPPRSPAGRRPLWAWGARPCAFPDSWQVQPQEAMGQANWMVPQV; this is encoded by the exons ATGCGGGCGGCCCCGCCCCTCGGCGGCCCTGGGCGACCGGCGCGCCGCCTCGCGGTGCCAGCCCGGGAGCCCGGGAGCCCGGGCGCGGGACGCGGCTACGCGGGGCGCTGGGAGGGGACTGGTGGCCCGCGGCGGGTGGGTCGCGGGGCCTGGCTCCCCGCCCGTGGGATCGCGCGCCCTCGCCGAGCGCAGCCTCCCCGCGTGTGGGGCCTCAGCACGTGGCGCATCCCTGCGCGCGTGCGCCTGCAGCCGGGGCCCGAGGGCCACGTGCGAGCTGGGGTGCGCGGGCACTGGTGCGTGCCGGGAGGTGGGACGCCCTGCTCTCCGAGGTTGCTCTGCCCTCCGAGGTCGCCCGCAGGCCGCCGCCCGCTCTGGGCTTGGGGAGCTCGGCCCTGCGCCTTTCCGGACTCCTGGCAGGTGCAGCCCCAG GAGGCAATGGGGCAGGCAAACTGGATGGTGCCCCAGGTGTAG